One Thalassospira marina DNA window includes the following coding sequences:
- a CDS encoding AraC family transcriptional regulator: MPHLPRNTNPTKEPAPTFRTSPRGMDGFVPSRNLLKNDDAPGNDIYMQLYAHQHVVDPFLVPAVREPMLVWVVRGAALVDERELGGIWQTAHVKAHDFFLIHSQNPYEIRWQAQGDAPFEVLHLYLPLPVFEKLAEETSTSRGRNITLREVSGQRDDKVSTFLELLYHEVIRPFPPSQAFIEGIVQSLIVHLIREYGQTQDGGTPLETRLPAHRLHRVQTYLQAHIGEKFDLNACAREAGLSPYHFSRLFKKTTGTTPSRYFIAQKIAKSQQLMRESDLGILEIALMLGYESSSHFSQIFKRETGMTPRQYRQG; this comes from the coding sequence TTGCCACATCTTCCCCGCAATACAAACCCGACCAAAGAACCGGCACCAACCTTTCGCACATCGCCGCGCGGCATGGATGGGTTTGTGCCCAGTCGCAATTTACTAAAGAACGATGATGCGCCGGGAAACGACATTTACATGCAGCTTTATGCCCATCAGCATGTTGTGGACCCGTTTCTGGTGCCCGCCGTTCGCGAACCCATGCTGGTATGGGTTGTACGCGGGGCCGCATTGGTCGATGAACGCGAATTGGGCGGGATATGGCAAACCGCCCATGTCAAAGCCCACGATTTTTTCCTGATCCATTCGCAGAACCCCTATGAAATTCGCTGGCAAGCACAGGGCGACGCGCCGTTTGAAGTGCTGCATCTTTACCTGCCCCTGCCGGTATTTGAAAAACTTGCCGAAGAAACCAGCACATCGCGAGGCCGAAACATCACCCTGCGCGAGGTTTCAGGCCAGCGTGATGATAAAGTCAGCACGTTTCTGGAACTGCTGTATCACGAAGTCATTCGCCCCTTCCCGCCAAGCCAGGCCTTTATTGAGGGCATTGTGCAAAGCCTGATTGTGCATTTGATTCGCGAATATGGTCAGACACAGGATGGTGGCACACCCTTGGAAACACGCTTGCCCGCCCATCGCCTGCATCGGGTGCAAACCTATTTACAGGCGCATATTGGCGAGAAGTTTGACCTTAATGCCTGCGCCCGTGAAGCCGGATTAAGCCCCTATCATTTTTCACGATTGTTCAAAAAAACCACGGGCACAACGCCTTCGCGGTACTTCATCGCGCAAAAAATCGCAAAATCACAACAATTGATGCGCGAAAGCGATCTTGGCATTCTCGAAATTGCATTAATGCTGGGATATGAAAGTTCCAGCCATTTTTCCCAGATATTCAAACGCGAAACCGGCATGACACCGCGTCAATACCGACAGGGATAA
- a CDS encoding ABC transporter ATP-binding protein, whose product MIEIENLNAWFGENHVLKDVSLKVPKNGSFGLVGESGSGKSTVLRTMTGLVEDWEGAMIVNGHELGHKRNKAFYRQVQMVFQDPFGSLHPRHTIDRILSEPVSVHNLGDSDRRVVKALEQVGLDNSFRFRYPHQLSGGQRQRVAIARALILEPSVLLLDEPTSALDVSIQAEVLNLLAALRRDLGLTYVMVSHDLAVVAHVCDDIAIMNRGRIVERATASQLAQGSLEHPYSQQLYKAAGGYDRAVIDSFVDWD is encoded by the coding sequence ATGATTGAAATTGAAAATCTCAATGCCTGGTTTGGCGAGAACCATGTGCTGAAGGATGTATCACTGAAGGTGCCGAAAAATGGTTCCTTTGGCTTGGTCGGCGAATCCGGTTCGGGCAAGTCGACTGTTTTACGCACCATGACCGGCCTGGTCGAAGACTGGGAAGGCGCCATGATCGTGAATGGCCATGAACTGGGCCATAAACGCAACAAGGCGTTTTACCGCCAGGTTCAAATGGTGTTTCAGGACCCGTTCGGATCGCTTCATCCGCGCCACACCATCGACCGGATCTTAAGCGAGCCGGTTTCAGTCCATAATCTGGGCGATTCTGACCGCCGGGTTGTAAAGGCGCTTGAGCAGGTGGGGCTGGATAATTCGTTCCGGTTTCGCTATCCGCATCAGCTTTCGGGGGGGCAGCGCCAGCGCGTTGCCATCGCCCGTGCGCTGATTTTGGAACCCAGCGTGCTGCTGCTCGACGAACCAACATCGGCACTGGATGTTTCGATCCAGGCTGAGGTGCTAAATCTGCTGGCGGCATTGCGCCGTGACCTGGGCCTTACCTATGTCATGGTCAGCCACGATCTGGCGGTTGTCGCGCATGTATGTGATGATATCGCAATCATGAATCGCGGCCGTATCGTTGAACGCGCCACCGCCAGCCAGCTTGCCCAGGGTTCACTTGAACATCCCTATTCACAGCAGCTTTACAAGGCGGCAGGCGGATATGACCGTGCCGTTATTGACAGCTTTGTCGACTGGGACTGA
- a CDS encoding SDR family oxidoreductase — MPNLNGKTALITGASSGIGAATARELAQAGVTVGIAARRTDRLETLKTEIEATGGKAIILEMDVCDVASVEAGVAKLVDATGTIDILFNNAGLMPLSDIDQFKTDEWRRMVDVNINGVLNTTSAVLPHMIAAKSGHIFNTSSIAGRKVFAGLTVYCATKHAITAFSDGLRMEVGKKHNIRVTCIQPGAVATELYEQISDPAIKAQMEDLRKEMTFLEGNDIANTILYAAQAPNHVDLAEIFIMPTQQSW; from the coding sequence ATGCCCAATCTTAACGGTAAAACTGCCCTTATTACCGGCGCATCAAGCGGCATTGGCGCCGCAACGGCACGTGAACTGGCACAGGCTGGCGTCACCGTTGGCATCGCCGCACGCCGCACAGATCGCCTTGAAACCCTGAAAACCGAAATTGAAGCCACTGGCGGCAAGGCCATTATCCTTGAAATGGATGTTTGCGATGTCGCATCGGTCGAAGCCGGTGTTGCTAAACTTGTGGATGCCACCGGGACCATCGACATCCTGTTTAACAATGCCGGGCTGATGCCGCTTTCGGACATTGATCAATTCAAAACCGACGAATGGCGGCGCATGGTGGATGTAAATATCAATGGTGTCCTAAACACCACGTCGGCGGTATTGCCCCATATGATTGCCGCCAAATCGGGGCATATTTTCAATACATCATCGATTGCCGGGCGCAAGGTTTTTGCCGGTTTAACGGTCTATTGCGCCACCAAACACGCCATCACCGCCTTTTCTGACGGGTTGCGCATGGAAGTGGGTAAAAAACACAATATCCGCGTTACCTGCATTCAACCCGGTGCTGTTGCGACCGAACTTTACGAACAAATCAGCGATCCTGCGATCAAAGCGCAGATGGAAGATTTACGTAAAGAAATGACCTTCCTTGAAGGCAATGACATTGCAAATACCATTCTTTACGCAGCCCAGGCCCCCAACCATGTCGATCTGGCCGAAATATTCATCATGCCGACCCAACAAAGCTGGTGA
- a CDS encoding zinc-dependent alcohol dehydrogenase family protein, with product MPMMKAAVLAHQNDEFKITDLPRPVAGDGTVLVRIQASSVNPLDTKIRSGNAAHARHPLPGILGIDMVGTVVEPGTNVAGFKPGDIVYGMTGGVGGLQGALAQYAAVDARLLALVPDTFSIREAAALPLAFITAWEGLVDRVKLQGPKKVLVIGGGGAVGQMAIQIARARGAIVYAVDSAKKGPVIESLGATFINYEHHTVADYVATHTDNTGFDVVYDTIGGPGLDAAFQAVSEFGHVASCLGWGTHALAPLSFKGASYSGVFTLTPLLANQRRQRHGDIMAEATRMANAGQLKLQIDPREFTLETVNDAYFALESGNVNGKLIITIA from the coding sequence ATGCCCATGATGAAAGCCGCCGTTCTGGCGCACCAAAATGATGAATTCAAAATCACCGACCTGCCCCGTCCGGTCGCGGGGGATGGCACTGTTCTGGTGCGTATTCAGGCTAGCAGTGTGAACCCGCTTGATACCAAAATTCGAAGTGGCAATGCCGCCCATGCCCGCCACCCTCTGCCCGGCATTTTGGGTATTGATATGGTCGGAACAGTGGTGGAGCCCGGCACAAATGTCGCCGGCTTTAAGCCTGGTGACATTGTATATGGCATGACTGGCGGTGTTGGTGGCCTACAGGGGGCGCTGGCACAATATGCCGCAGTCGATGCCCGGTTGCTTGCCCTGGTACCAGATACATTTTCAATCCGCGAAGCCGCCGCCTTGCCTCTGGCCTTTATTACAGCTTGGGAAGGGTTGGTAGATCGGGTTAAGCTGCAGGGGCCGAAAAAAGTTCTGGTCATTGGTGGTGGCGGTGCGGTGGGCCAAATGGCCATTCAAATTGCCCGTGCACGCGGTGCAATTGTTTATGCGGTTGATTCAGCGAAAAAAGGCCCGGTCATTGAATCGCTGGGCGCAACTTTTATTAATTACGAACACCACACAGTCGCCGATTATGTCGCAACCCATACGGACAATACCGGCTTTGACGTCGTATACGACACCATTGGGGGCCCGGGCCTTGATGCCGCCTTCCAGGCCGTTTCCGAATTTGGCCATGTCGCCAGTTGCCTTGGCTGGGGCACCCATGCCCTTGCACCCTTGTCGTTCAAAGGCGCCAGTTATTCGGGCGTTTTCACCTTAACCCCCTTACTGGCAAACCAGCGCCGCCAACGTCACGGTGACATCATGGCTGAAGCCACCCGCATGGCAAATGCCGGGCAGCTAAAACTTCAGATTGATCCACGGGAATTCACACTCGAAACCGTTAACGACGCCTATTTCGCACTCGAAAGTGGCAATGTTAACGGCAAACTGATCATTACCATTGCCTGA
- the nikC gene encoding nickel transporter permease — protein sequence MQTVTQQNSGGLRSWLTSNTPQSRFQARCGRAWLAWSKLTENRLAMIGLGIVLALILITIFAPLLAPYNPIAADLTNRIRPPSATHWFGTDQLGRDILSRLIYGAQYTLMVVGLVAITAAPVGLLIGTVSGYFGGWVDAVLMRITDIFLAFPKLILALAFVSALGPGLENAVLAIALTAWPPYARIARAETITVRKSDYIDAARLQGVSSSGLILGHIMPMCISSVVVRVTLDMAGMILIAAGLGFLGLGAQPPTPEWGAMVSEGRQFLLQQWWVSTVPGLAIFVVSLGFNLLGDGLRDVLDPRGGD from the coding sequence ATGCAAACAGTGACCCAACAAAATTCTGGCGGTTTGCGAAGCTGGCTGACATCCAACACGCCGCAGTCGCGCTTTCAGGCCCGTTGCGGCCGCGCCTGGCTGGCCTGGAGCAAGCTGACAGAAAACCGCCTTGCCATGATCGGCCTTGGCATTGTGCTGGCCCTGATCCTGATTACGATTTTCGCCCCCCTTCTTGCCCCCTACAACCCGATTGCGGCCGACCTGACCAACCGCATCCGCCCGCCCAGTGCGACACACTGGTTTGGCACCGACCAGCTGGGACGCGATATTTTATCGCGCCTGATTTATGGCGCACAATATACCCTGATGGTCGTGGGGCTTGTTGCCATTACTGCCGCCCCTGTCGGCCTGCTGATTGGCACGGTATCGGGTTATTTTGGTGGCTGGGTTGATGCGGTTTTAATGCGCATCACCGATATTTTCCTCGCCTTCCCGAAACTGATTTTGGCACTGGCATTTGTTTCGGCCCTGGGGCCGGGGCTTGAAAATGCCGTGCTTGCCATCGCATTAACGGCATGGCCGCCCTATGCCCGTATCGCACGTGCCGAAACCATCACGGTTCGCAAATCGGACTATATTGATGCAGCCCGCCTGCAGGGCGTTTCCAGCAGCGGGCTTATTCTGGGGCATATCATGCCCATGTGCATCAGTTCGGTTGTTGTACGTGTGACGCTCGATATGGCCGGCATGATCCTGATTGCAGCGGGCCTTGGCTTTTTGGGCCTGGGTGCACAGCCGCCCACGCCGGAATGGGGTGCCATGGTTTCCGAAGGCCGCCAGTTCCTGTTGCAGCAATGGTGGGTTTCGACCGTGCCAGGCCTGGCAATTTTTGTTGTCAGTTTGGGCTTTAACCTGCTGGGTGATGGCCTGCGCGATGTTCTTGACCCGCGCGGAGGAGACTGA
- a CDS encoding LysR family transcriptional regulator, with product MSLEMNWSDIEVFLAVYREGTLGRAARRLGMTQPTMGRRLKKLEQDIGHSLFQRTPEGFIPTSEGETMLASAERMEEEANALQRGLAGGEQQLHGTLRLSSSDWFGVYVLAPLIARFSAQYPNIVTELITESRLLDLSRREADLVFRITPFNGAGIVSRKLLDIDYGVYCARDQLWPKAGDGSGCALITMDEAFSTMPDTRWLIETLPNSHVALRSNNREVQAQLCAQGAGIAVLPKVLARSFAPLVEITMLPSPPGRTTWVGYHQDMRRSKRLRAFLDTALINGNML from the coding sequence ATGAGTTTAGAGATGAACTGGAGTGATATCGAAGTGTTTTTGGCGGTTTACCGTGAGGGGACACTGGGACGTGCTGCGCGCAGGTTGGGAATGACCCAGCCAACCATGGGGCGCCGGCTTAAAAAGCTTGAGCAGGATATTGGCCATTCATTGTTTCAACGAACACCGGAGGGATTTATTCCCACCAGTGAAGGCGAAACCATGTTAGCCAGTGCGGAGCGCATGGAGGAAGAAGCCAATGCTCTGCAACGAGGACTGGCCGGTGGCGAACAGCAATTGCACGGGACATTGCGTCTCTCGTCGTCAGACTGGTTTGGTGTTTATGTGCTTGCACCCTTAATTGCGCGGTTTTCGGCGCAGTATCCAAACATTGTAACCGAATTGATCACCGAATCACGATTGCTGGATTTATCACGGCGCGAGGCCGATCTGGTGTTTCGAATCACACCGTTTAACGGGGCAGGTATTGTGTCGCGTAAATTGCTGGATATCGATTATGGCGTGTATTGTGCCCGCGATCAGCTATGGCCAAAGGCCGGGGACGGTAGCGGTTGTGCGCTCATTACGATGGATGAGGCATTTTCAACTATGCCTGATACCCGGTGGCTGATCGAAACCTTGCCCAACAGTCATGTTGCCTTGCGCAGCAATAACCGCGAGGTGCAGGCGCAGCTATGCGCGCAAGGGGCGGGTATTGCGGTGCTGCCCAAGGTGCTGGCGCGGTCGTTTGCACCCCTGGTTGAAATCACAATGTTGCCATCGCCACCCGGACGCACAACATGGGTTGGATATCATCAGGATATGCGCCGTTCCAAACGGTTGCGGGCATTTCTTGATACGGCGCTTATCAATGGAAACATGCTGTAA
- a CDS encoding ABC transporter permease: MSTVTSTRRGGRKRARLLSGPGGSVVRVASSVIITFFGLLLVTFLIGRILPIDPVIAAVGDHASEAVYARVREEMGLNLPLWQQFFVYVSNVLHGDFGKSILTSQPVLTDIARVFPATLELATLGTIIGVILGVPLGVFAAVHKGKWPDHLVRIFGLVGYSMPIFWLGLMGLLVFYMKLDWVAGPGRVDAFYADFIEPTTGLMLVDTLLDGDIDLFWNAVSHIILPASLLAYFSLAYIARMTRSFMLEQLSQEYILAARVKGISEFRIIWRHALGNVMVPLVTVIALSYANLLEGSVLTETIFAWPGLGLYITNSLLNADMNAVLGGTVVVGAVFIGVNMLSDLLYRLLDPRARR; the protein is encoded by the coding sequence ATGTCTACCGTGACTTCAACCAGACGGGGCGGGCGCAAACGCGCCCGTCTTCTTTCGGGGCCCGGCGGCAGTGTTGTCCGTGTGGCGTCATCCGTCATCATCACCTTTTTCGGGCTTTTGCTTGTTACCTTCCTGATCGGCCGGATCCTGCCGATCGACCCGGTGATCGCTGCTGTCGGCGACCATGCATCCGAGGCGGTATATGCCCGGGTCCGTGAAGAAATGGGCCTGAACCTGCCGCTTTGGCAGCAATTTTTTGTTTATGTCAGCAATGTGCTGCATGGGGATTTCGGCAAATCGATCCTGACATCCCAACCCGTGCTGACCGACATTGCCCGCGTGTTCCCCGCTACACTCGAACTGGCAACATTGGGCACCATTATCGGCGTTATCCTTGGCGTACCGCTTGGCGTTTTCGCCGCAGTCCACAAGGGTAAATGGCCCGATCATCTGGTGCGTATTTTCGGCCTTGTCGGCTATTCCATGCCGATTTTCTGGCTGGGCCTGATGGGGCTTCTGGTTTTCTACATGAAGCTGGACTGGGTTGCCGGCCCCGGCCGCGTCGACGCGTTTTACGCCGACTTTATCGAACCCACCACCGGCCTGATGCTGGTTGATACCCTGCTTGATGGCGATATCGACCTGTTCTGGAATGCTGTCAGCCACATCATTTTGCCAGCATCGCTTCTGGCGTATTTTTCACTGGCCTATATTGCGCGCATGACACGTTCTTTCATGCTTGAGCAGCTAAGCCAGGAATATATCCTTGCTGCCCGCGTCAAGGGCATTTCGGAATTTCGCATCATCTGGCGTCACGCGCTGGGCAATGTCATGGTGCCGCTTGTCACCGTGATTGCGCTTTCCTATGCCAACCTTCTGGAAGGGTCGGTTCTGACGGAAACAATTTTTGCCTGGCCGGGACTTGGCCTTTACATCACCAATTCACTGCTGAATGCCGACATGAACGCCGTTCTGGGTGGAACCGTTGTGGTGGGTGCCGTGTTTATTGGCGTCAATATGCTGTCCGATCTTTTGTATCGCCTGCTTGATCCGCGCGCCCGAAGGTAA
- a CDS encoding acyl-CoA thioesterase, with product MVDKNETANSEGAMPRGDMCTRTLAMPGDTNPSGDIFGGWLMSQMDIAGGVLASQIAEGRVATVAVDGMTFHRPVYVGDVVCVYGDIDRIGTTSMVLHLEAWVLRRNQPPRIKVTEATFTFVAIDANGRPRPVRKDEASV from the coding sequence ATGGTCGATAAAAACGAAACCGCCAACAGTGAAGGCGCAATGCCGCGTGGGGATATGTGCACGCGGACCCTGGCAATGCCTGGCGATACCAACCCCAGCGGCGATATTTTCGGCGGTTGGCTGATGTCGCAAATGGATATTGCCGGTGGCGTGCTTGCCAGCCAGATCGCGGAAGGCCGCGTTGCCACCGTCGCGGTTGATGGCATGACCTTCCACCGCCCGGTTTATGTTGGTGATGTTGTCTGTGTTTATGGCGATATCGACCGTATCGGCACCACATCCATGGTGCTGCATCTCGAAGCCTGGGTTTTGCGCCGCAACCAGCCGCCGCGCATCAAGGTGACCGAAGCCACCTTTACCTTTGTCGCCATCGACGCCAATGGCCGCCCGCGCCCGGTGCGCAAGGATGAAGCGAGCGTTTAA
- a CDS encoding dipeptidase, which produces MTATTTSQFATPFAPADSTLSNYKRKHIPSFTWDAHACLPLDPIVPIDLLDTYRAGNIDYVCINVGMDMNSVAHIMRVIAAFRAKIAVHPDKYMQIETFDDLAKAKKAGLLGVGFDLEGSVMLQDMPEMVPVFAKLGVKQIHFAYNRNNSVAGGCHDTDIPLTALGHEIVKAVNASGMIMDCSHTGRQSSLDIMRASSKPVVFSHANPKVLGGHERCIDDEQIKACAETNGVIGVCGFQRFIKSANAPDVPDMVRHIDYLVKLVGVNHVGIGLDTMPSVKGANDFPDGVDNGYYWPKDRGYGPDAGGAAVFDPRKMPMLADALINEGYLPDDVDKIMGENFIRVARESW; this is translated from the coding sequence ATGACTGCCACCACCACCAGCCAATTCGCAACACCCTTCGCCCCCGCAGACAGCACGCTTAGCAATTACAAGCGCAAGCATATCCCATCCTTCACCTGGGATGCCCATGCCTGCCTGCCGCTGGACCCGATTGTGCCAATCGACCTGCTTGATACCTATCGTGCGGGCAATATCGACTATGTCTGCATCAATGTCGGCATGGACATGAATTCGGTTGCGCATATCATGCGGGTGATTGCCGCATTCCGCGCCAAGATTGCCGTCCACCCCGACAAATATATGCAGATCGAAACATTCGACGATCTGGCAAAGGCCAAAAAGGCCGGCCTGCTTGGCGTTGGCTTTGACCTTGAAGGGTCTGTCATGCTCCAGGACATGCCCGAAATGGTGCCGGTATTTGCCAAACTGGGCGTAAAGCAAATTCACTTTGCCTATAACCGCAACAATTCCGTCGCGGGCGGTTGCCACGATACCGATATCCCGCTGACCGCGCTGGGCCATGAAATCGTCAAGGCGGTGAATGCGTCGGGCATGATCATGGATTGTTCGCATACCGGGCGGCAAAGCAGCCTCGATATTATGCGGGCATCCAGCAAGCCTGTGGTTTTCAGCCACGCCAACCCCAAGGTTCTGGGCGGGCATGAACGCTGCATCGATGATGAACAGATCAAGGCCTGTGCCGAGACCAATGGTGTGATCGGCGTTTGCGGTTTCCAGCGTTTCATCAAATCGGCCAATGCACCCGACGTCCCCGATATGGTGCGCCATATCGATTATCTGGTGAAGCTGGTGGGGGTAAACCATGTCGGCATCGGCCTTGATACGATGCCGTCTGTTAAAGGGGCCAACGATTTCCCCGACGGTGTCGATAACGGTTATTACTGGCCCAAAGACCGTGGCTATGGCCCCGATGCCGGGGGTGCCGCCGTGTTTGACCCGCGCAAAATGCCCATGCTGGCCGATGCCCTGATCAACGAAGGCTACCTGCCCGACGATGTTGATAAAATCATGGGCGAAAACTTTATCCGTGTCGCCCGCGAAAGCTGGTAA
- a CDS encoding ABC transporter substrate-binding protein has translation MRKLIAGLILGTSLATAPLSAMADTPKNALVMAFSIDDIITLDPAEIFEFSGAEYSGNTYDRLIGYDIDDVSKIHGVVAESWDISEDGKTFTFKIRDGIKFASGNPLTAEDAAFSLRRVVKLDLSPAFILGQFGLTKDNVDAKITAPDEHTLVMEVDKPYAPTFVLYCLTAGVGSIVDKKEVMEHEKDGDMGHEWLKTAYAGSGPFELNKWTPNESLSLVANDDYWDGAPAMKRVIIRNVTEAASQQLLLQKGDIDIARNLEADQLAALKGNDDINFQKRAKGTVWYLGLSQKNEYLSNPKVREALKYLVDYNGIADTILAGRGTVHQAFLPDGFLGASNDNPYKLDVEKAKELLKEAGYPDGFSVTMDTRNTTAITAMAQSLQATWAQAGINLEIIPGDGGQTLTKYRARQHDIYIGRWGADYQDPNTNASTFAWNPDNSDDAAAKPLAWRNSWDPKEMTAETEAAILERDTQKRIDMYKDLQKKVMAEGPFVVMFQETEISGVRSNVHNFKLGPSFDDNKYRFVTKD, from the coding sequence ATGCGCAAACTTATCGCGGGGCTGATTCTGGGTACTTCACTGGCTACAGCCCCACTGTCAGCCATGGCTGACACGCCGAAAAACGCACTTGTTATGGCGTTTTCGATTGATGACATCATCACCCTTGATCCGGCCGAAATTTTTGAATTTTCCGGCGCGGAATATTCGGGCAACACCTATGACCGCCTGATCGGCTATGACATTGATGACGTTTCCAAAATTCATGGCGTCGTTGCTGAAAGCTGGGATATTTCCGAAGACGGTAAAACCTTTACCTTCAAAATCCGCGACGGCATCAAATTCGCATCGGGCAATCCGCTGACTGCCGAAGACGCTGCCTTTTCGCTGCGCCGTGTTGTGAAGCTTGACCTGTCGCCGGCCTTCATTCTGGGCCAGTTCGGCCTGACCAAAGACAATGTCGATGCCAAAATCACCGCACCGGATGAACATACCCTGGTGATGGAAGTCGACAAGCCCTACGCACCGACCTTCGTTCTGTACTGCCTGACGGCAGGTGTCGGCTCGATCGTCGATAAAAAAGAAGTCATGGAACATGAAAAAGACGGTGATATGGGCCATGAATGGCTGAAAACCGCCTATGCTGGTTCCGGTCCGTTCGAGCTGAACAAATGGACCCCGAATGAAAGCCTCTCGCTGGTTGCCAATGACGATTACTGGGACGGCGCACCGGCAATGAAACGCGTGATTATTCGCAATGTGACCGAAGCCGCCTCGCAGCAGCTTTTGCTGCAGAAAGGCGATATCGACATTGCGCGCAACCTTGAAGCTGACCAGCTTGCTGCCCTTAAAGGCAATGACGATATCAATTTCCAGAAACGCGCCAAAGGCACGGTCTGGTATCTGGGCCTGTCGCAGAAAAACGAATATCTGTCGAACCCGAAGGTACGCGAAGCCCTTAAATATCTTGTCGATTACAATGGCATCGCAGACACCATTCTGGCCGGTCGTGGCACCGTTCACCAGGCCTTCCTGCCCGACGGGTTCCTGGGGGCATCAAACGATAACCCCTATAAACTTGATGTGGAAAAAGCCAAGGAACTGCTTAAAGAAGCCGGATACCCGGATGGCTTTAGCGTGACCATGGATACCCGCAACACCACCGCCATTACCGCAATGGCGCAGTCGCTGCAGGCAACCTGGGCACAGGCTGGCATCAATCTGGAAATCATTCCGGGTGACGGTGGCCAGACCCTGACCAAATACCGTGCCCGCCAGCATGATATTTATATCGGCCGCTGGGGTGCGGATTATCAGGACCCGAACACCAACGCATCGACCTTTGCCTGGAACCCGGACAATTCCGACGATGCCGCAGCGAAACCGCTGGCATGGCGTAACAGCTGGGACCCGAAAGAAATGACGGCCGAAACCGAAGCCGCCATTCTTGAACGCGACACCCAGAAACGTATCGACATGTACAAGGACCTTCAGAAGAAGGTCATGGCAGAAGGTCCGTTTGTGGTGATGTTCCAGGAAACCGAAATTTCCGGTGTCCGCAGCAACGTTCATAACTTCAAACTTGGCCCGTCGTTTGACGACAACAAATATCGTTTTGTGACCAAGGACTAA
- a CDS encoding ABC transporter ATP-binding protein: protein MSQEKLLSVKNLTVTFSTSKGPVNAVRGVSFDLGRERLGIVGESGSGKSQTGRAILGLTAANGTIAADEMQFHDVDLRNLSPRQWRKVRGARISMIMQDPKYSLNPVMTIGDQIIEAYREHYKVGTKEATHRAIEMLEAVKIRDPQRVFKSYPHEVSGGMGQRVMIAMMLIPEPELIIADEPTSALDVTVQLQVMAILDDLVRERGMALIFISHDLHLVSSFCDRVLVMYQGRVVEEISASELDQAKHPYTQGLLNCLPKMDGNHDDLPVLQRQASWAEG, encoded by the coding sequence ATGAGCCAGGAAAAACTGTTATCGGTTAAAAACCTGACCGTGACCTTCAGCACATCCAAGGGGCCGGTCAATGCCGTTCGCGGCGTTTCGTTTGACCTGGGCCGGGAACGGCTGGGTATTGTTGGTGAATCGGGTTCGGGCAAATCGCAGACCGGACGTGCCATTTTGGGGCTGACCGCCGCCAATGGCACCATTGCAGCCGATGAAATGCAGTTCCACGATGTTGATTTGCGCAACCTGAGCCCCCGCCAATGGCGCAAGGTGCGGGGTGCGCGCATTTCCATGATCATGCAGGACCCGAAATATTCGCTTAACCCGGTGATGACGATTGGTGATCAAATCATCGAGGCCTACCGTGAACATTACAAGGTCGGCACCAAAGAAGCCACGCATCGCGCCATTGAAATGCTGGAAGCGGTGAAAATCCGTGACCCGCAGCGCGTATTCAAATCCTATCCGCACGAAGTTTCGGGCGGGATGGGCCAGCGCGTGATGATTGCGATGATGCTGATCCCCGAGCCGGAACTGATCATTGCTGACGAACCGACATCCGCCCTTGATGTGACGGTGCAGTTGCAGGTGATGGCAATTCTTGATGATCTGGTGCGCGAACGCGGCATGGCGCTGATTTTTATCAGCCACGACTTACATCTGGTGTCGAGTTTCTGTGATCGGGTGCTGGTGATGTATCAGGGTCGTGTTGTTGAAGAAATCAGCGCAAGCGAACTGGACCAGGCAAAACACCCCTATACCCAGGGCCTGTTAAACTGCCTGCCGAAAATGGATGGCAATCACGACGACCTGCCCGTTTTGCAACGCCAGGCAAGCTGGGCGGAAGGATAA